One Rubritalea squalenifaciens DSM 18772 genomic region harbors:
- a CDS encoding sigma-70 family RNA polymerase sigma factor: MNPHAMQEFVTLLTNHQEVIRSYILSQAPNCPDVRDLQQEVNILLWKRMEDFELGTNFGAWACTIAYYKILDYRKHLKKDGFLVFNNELSDLLATESSKRQPAQLDARRAALTHCINNLPAHSRELIETHYRGEEQDIESIAQETGRPVASLRVSLCRIRARLKDCITKRLILEGGAS, translated from the coding sequence ATGAATCCACATGCAATGCAGGAATTTGTGACCCTCCTGACGAATCATCAGGAGGTTATCCGTTCGTACATTCTTTCCCAGGCCCCCAATTGCCCGGATGTACGGGACCTGCAGCAGGAGGTCAACATCCTGCTCTGGAAGCGCATGGAAGACTTCGAGCTAGGCACCAACTTCGGCGCCTGGGCATGCACCATCGCCTACTACAAGATTCTCGACTACCGGAAGCATCTCAAAAAAGACGGTTTCCTCGTCTTCAACAATGAACTCTCGGACCTCCTGGCGACCGAATCCAGCAAGCGTCAACCCGCACAACTGGACGCCCGGCGCGCAGCTCTGACACACTGCATCAATAATCTCCCGGCACATTCGAGAGAGCTTATCGAAACTCATTACCGAGGCGAAGAGCAGGACATCGAAAGCATTGCGCAAGAAACCGGAAGGCCGGTTGCCTCACTGAGAGTGAGTCTTTGCCGCATCCGCGCCCGCTTGAAAGACTGCATCACCAAACGCCTCATTTTGGAAGGAGGTGCCTCGTGA
- a CDS encoding fumarate hydratase — protein sequence MSTPPFHYQNPFPLGPDKTEYELLSTDGVSVEQHGDREILRVTPEALTFLANEATKAVSFKLRPSHLKQVAAILDDPEATDNDRMMALTLLRNAEIAANGILPNCQDTGTAIVMGKKGEDVYTGINDAEALSQGIYNTYTQENLRYSQTVPLNMYEETNSKTNLPAQIDLYTKPGNSYDFLFITKGGGSANKTFLYQQTKALLNPKTLKSFCLAKMVTLGTSACPPYHLAIVIGGTSAETCLKTVKMASTRYYDELPTEGNEHGQAFRDIELEQELLEASRDIGIGAQFGGKHFALDVRVIRLPRHGASCPVGIGVSCSADRQAKAKITKDGIFLEKLETNPGQYIPEEWRDWKFNGVAIDLDEGMDKTLATLSKYPVTTALSLTGTIIVARDIAHAKLKEMIDEGKELPTYVKDYPIYYAGPAKKPEGLPSGSFGPTTAGRMDPYVPIFQKEGASMVMLAKGNRSQIVTDSCKDHGGFYLGSMGGPAAILAKNHIKSVEVLDFPELGMEAVWKIKVEDFPAFILVDDKGNDFFQQLNSCPAC from the coding sequence ATGTCGACACCACCTTTCCATTACCAGAACCCATTTCCGCTCGGCCCGGACAAGACCGAGTATGAACTCCTCTCTACCGATGGAGTATCCGTCGAGCAGCACGGCGACAGGGAAATCCTGCGCGTGACTCCGGAAGCCCTTACTTTCCTGGCAAACGAAGCCACTAAGGCAGTCTCCTTCAAGCTCCGCCCGTCCCACCTCAAGCAGGTAGCCGCCATTCTGGATGATCCGGAGGCGACTGACAACGACCGCATGATGGCGCTCACTCTCCTGCGCAATGCGGAGATCGCCGCCAATGGCATCCTACCAAACTGCCAGGACACAGGTACAGCGATCGTCATGGGTAAGAAAGGTGAAGACGTCTACACAGGCATCAACGATGCTGAAGCGCTCTCCCAAGGCATTTACAACACCTACACCCAGGAGAACCTGCGCTACTCCCAGACCGTACCACTCAACATGTACGAGGAGACCAACTCCAAGACTAACCTTCCTGCGCAGATCGACCTCTACACCAAGCCTGGCAACAGCTACGACTTCCTCTTCATCACCAAGGGGGGCGGCTCCGCCAACAAGACTTTCCTCTACCAGCAGACCAAGGCACTTCTTAACCCGAAGACCCTGAAATCCTTCTGCCTCGCCAAGATGGTCACCCTTGGCACCTCGGCTTGCCCGCCATATCACCTCGCCATCGTCATCGGTGGCACCTCCGCAGAGACCTGTCTCAAGACAGTCAAGATGGCCTCCACCCGCTACTACGACGAGCTTCCAACCGAAGGCAATGAACACGGCCAGGCATTCCGTGATATCGAGCTAGAGCAGGAGTTGCTCGAAGCCTCTCGAGACATCGGCATCGGCGCTCAGTTCGGCGGCAAACACTTCGCACTCGATGTACGCGTGATCCGTCTCCCTCGCCACGGCGCCTCCTGCCCGGTCGGCATCGGCGTATCCTGCTCCGCAGACCGTCAGGCCAAAGCCAAGATCACCAAGGACGGCATCTTCCTGGAGAAGCTGGAAACCAACCCAGGCCAGTACATCCCTGAAGAGTGGCGTGACTGGAAATTCAACGGCGTCGCCATCGATCTGGATGAAGGCATGGACAAGACACTCGCCACCCTTTCCAAGTACCCTGTCACCACGGCGCTCTCTCTAACAGGAACCATCATCGTAGCGCGAGACATCGCCCATGCGAAGCTCAAAGAAATGATCGATGAAGGAAAAGAGCTCCCAACCTACGTGAAGGATTACCCGATCTACTACGCCGGCCCCGCCAAGAAGCCAGAGGGTCTACCATCAGGTTCCTTCGGCCCGACTACAGCCGGCCGCATGGACCCCTACGTACCAATCTTCCAGAAAGAAGGCGCATCTATGGTCATGCTAGCCAAAGGCAACCGCTCCCAGATCGTCACAGACTCATGTAAGGATCACGGAGGCTTCTACCTCGGCTCCATGGGCGGCCCGGCTGCCATCCTCGCCAAGAACCACATTAAGTCCGTGGAGGTCCTCGACTTCCCGGAACTCGGCATGGAAGCCGTCTGGAAAATCAAAGTGGAAGACTTCCCGGCCTTCATCCTTGTCGATGACAAAGGGAACGACTTCTTCCAGCAGCTGAATTCCTGCCCAGCCTGCTAA
- a CDS encoding redoxin domain-containing protein — protein MFKIIATSLLALTLGLSAQQKAPKITPLAIGAKGPDFSLPGTDGKTYSLNSFRDAKYLVLIFTCNHCPDARASRDRINQFAKDYAEKGVQVVAISGNDPQALMKLELGYSVYGDSFDEMKLVAKEHGYVFPYLYDGDKQEASTAYGALATPHTFILGPERTLLYHGQFDNGRRDPGPASKNTVKDTIDALLAGKEVPQATTRIYGCSTKWSWKRDWAAKKREEWKALPVSVDPLDAKLAKTIAKNDTGKIRLINVWSTTCGPCIAEFPELIDTYERFQMRPFDIVTISIDPAKDAEKVKKFIAKQHLPLAPRTVESVKKEGRETNNFHYQSDDLDALADALDTEWQGPIPHTLLVAPGGKILYRHTGQIDVIELRRQIVKALESPEE, from the coding sequence ATGTTCAAGATTATAGCCACATCCCTGCTAGCTCTCACTTTGGGCCTCTCGGCCCAGCAGAAGGCTCCTAAAATTACCCCACTAGCCATCGGAGCCAAAGGTCCGGACTTCAGCTTGCCAGGCACCGACGGCAAGACCTACAGCCTAAACTCCTTTAGAGATGCTAAATATCTCGTCCTCATTTTCACCTGTAACCACTGCCCGGATGCCCGTGCCTCCCGTGACCGCATCAACCAGTTCGCCAAGGACTACGCCGAGAAAGGCGTGCAGGTAGTCGCCATTTCCGGCAACGACCCACAAGCCCTGATGAAGCTGGAGCTGGGCTACTCAGTCTATGGCGATTCCTTCGACGAAATGAAACTGGTCGCCAAAGAGCACGGCTACGTATTCCCCTATCTCTATGACGGCGATAAGCAGGAAGCCTCCACCGCCTACGGCGCACTCGCCACGCCACATACCTTCATCCTAGGACCTGAGCGCACACTCCTTTACCACGGCCAGTTCGACAACGGCCGACGCGACCCCGGCCCGGCCTCCAAGAACACCGTCAAGGACACCATCGATGCCCTGCTCGCAGGCAAGGAAGTCCCTCAGGCCACCACACGCATCTACGGCTGCTCCACCAAGTGGTCCTGGAAACGCGACTGGGCCGCCAAAAAACGCGAGGAATGGAAAGCTCTTCCTGTCAGCGTGGATCCACTGGATGCCAAGCTCGCCAAAACCATCGCCAAGAACGACACCGGCAAGATCCGCCTGATCAATGTCTGGTCCACCACTTGCGGCCCCTGCATCGCTGAATTTCCGGAATTGATCGATACCTATGAGCGCTTCCAGATGCGCCCCTTTGACATTGTCACTATTTCCATCGACCCAGCCAAGGACGCCGAGAAGGTGAAGAAATTCATCGCGAAGCAGCACCTTCCTCTCGCTCCACGCACCGTAGAGTCCGTCAAAAAAGAAGGCCGTGAGACCAACAACTTTCACTACCAATCTGACGACCTCGACGCTCTCGCTGACGCCCTGGACACCGAGTGGCAAGGGCCAATCCCACACACCCTCCTCGTAGCACCGGGAGGCAAGATCCTCTACCGCCACACAGGCCAGATCGATGTCATCGAGCTTCGTCGCCAGATCGTAAAGGCTCTTGAGTCCCCAGAGGAATAA
- the rpsN gene encoding 30S ribosomal protein S14, with amino-acid sequence MAKKSWIARNERKKKTVAKYAKLREQLKQEKDYVGLSMLPRDASPTRVVNRCEYTGRRHGFLRRFKLSRIAFRELASHGMIPGVTKSSW; translated from the coding sequence ATGGCAAAGAAGAGCTGGATCGCGCGTAACGAGCGCAAGAAAAAGACTGTAGCTAAGTATGCAAAGCTTCGCGAGCAACTTAAGCAAGAGAAAGATTATGTAGGCCTTAGCATGCTTCCACGTGATGCTTCCCCTACACGTGTAGTAAACCGCTGCGAGTACACCGGACGTCGTCACGGTTTCCTCCGCCGTTTCAAGCTTTCTCGTATTGCTTTCCGTGAACTTGCATCACACGGGATGATTCCTGGTGTGACCAAGTCCTCTTGGTAA
- a CDS encoding FmdB family zinc ribbon protein translates to MRILSRMPLYEYISKAPGEAGKSCRVCSKGFELRRPVDREALEACPLCKNPVKKVISRINTPKITKPLSVTDAKKAGFSVLERREDGNFERL, encoded by the coding sequence ATGCGTATATTATCTCGTATGCCACTGTATGAATATATCTCCAAGGCCCCCGGTGAAGCTGGGAAGAGCTGCCGTGTTTGTTCAAAGGGCTTCGAGCTGAGACGTCCTGTAGATCGTGAGGCCCTTGAGGCGTGCCCGCTCTGCAAGAATCCGGTGAAGAAGGTGATTAGCCGGATCAATACCCCGAAAATTACCAAGCCACTGTCCGTGACTGATGCTAAGAAAGCTGGATTCAGCGTTCTGGAGCGCCGTGAGGACGGAAATTTTGAGAGGCTCTAA
- a CDS encoding hemolysin family protein, which translates to MSATDIEPSSMMLQSFLQLAVNAEVPTSWPTIEETLLFLVICVFFLLLNAFFVASEFAIVKVRGSQIDMESGKTRNAEQAKSIVGNLDGYLSANQLGITIASLALAIFAEPYIDKVLRYLFLNRFDTWFGWDLSVWEDIVTSASHAMTLMFFTVFHVVIGELIPKTIAIRKPLPVTLAVAKPLHLFYVIFKPLIWVLNGMANLILKHVLRVAPVSEGEHVHSAEELALLVAESGAQQEVTDTEREILINALALNDLYVRDVMTPRSDVVALDVDDPFAKNLDIAARTMHTRFPLVKGHLDNALGLVHIKDLLRFNSTDNPDLMSIKRDLKVVPETMPLDVLLKFFLKEHAHLAMVVDEFGDPSGLVFLDNVMEELVGDIHDEFDSEESQFTRVNEQEFVVEGSITLNELSDHEPEVDIESGEVTTVGGYITQQMGRIPEPGETLDILGYEAKVTSTDGRRVGQVHFRKFAEAESSEGAEEEVA; encoded by the coding sequence ATGAGTGCGACAGATATTGAGCCTTCGAGTATGATGCTGCAGAGTTTTCTGCAGCTAGCCGTTAATGCAGAAGTGCCAACGAGTTGGCCAACCATAGAAGAGACCCTGCTATTTTTGGTGATTTGTGTCTTCTTCCTTTTGTTAAATGCCTTTTTCGTGGCTTCCGAATTCGCCATCGTCAAAGTGCGGGGAAGTCAGATCGACATGGAGAGCGGGAAAACCCGCAACGCGGAGCAGGCGAAGTCGATCGTGGGGAATCTGGATGGCTACCTCTCCGCAAACCAGCTGGGGATTACCATTGCCTCCTTGGCTTTGGCGATTTTTGCAGAGCCATACATTGATAAGGTGCTGCGATATCTCTTTCTGAATCGTTTCGATACGTGGTTCGGGTGGGATCTGAGTGTCTGGGAGGATATCGTGACCAGTGCCTCACATGCTATGACTTTGATGTTCTTCACGGTCTTTCACGTGGTGATCGGTGAACTCATTCCTAAAACAATCGCTATCCGTAAGCCGCTTCCTGTGACTTTGGCCGTCGCGAAGCCGCTCCATCTCTTCTATGTGATCTTTAAACCCTTGATCTGGGTGCTCAATGGGATGGCCAACCTGATTCTCAAGCATGTGCTGAGGGTGGCTCCAGTGAGCGAGGGTGAGCACGTGCACTCCGCAGAGGAGCTGGCTCTCTTGGTGGCCGAGAGTGGAGCCCAGCAGGAGGTGACTGACACCGAGCGTGAGATTCTAATCAATGCTCTGGCCCTGAATGATCTTTATGTGCGTGATGTCATGACACCTCGTAGTGACGTGGTCGCGCTGGATGTAGATGATCCTTTCGCCAAGAATCTAGATATCGCCGCACGCACGATGCATACCCGTTTTCCGCTGGTTAAAGGGCATCTGGATAATGCGCTGGGCTTGGTGCACATCAAGGACTTGCTGAGATTTAACAGCACGGATAATCCAGATCTGATGTCTATCAAGAGGGACTTGAAGGTGGTTCCGGAGACGATGCCGCTGGATGTCTTGCTGAAATTCTTCCTCAAAGAGCACGCTCACCTCGCCATGGTGGTGGATGAGTTTGGTGATCCCTCAGGTCTGGTCTTCCTTGATAACGTGATGGAAGAGCTCGTGGGTGATATCCATGATGAGTTCGACTCCGAGGAGAGTCAGTTTACCCGCGTCAATGAACAGGAGTTCGTGGTGGAAGGATCTATTACGCTCAATGAGCTTTCTGACCACGAGCCGGAAGTGGATATTGAGAGTGGTGAAGTGACCACGGTAGGCGGATACATTACCCAGCAGATGGGGCGTATTCCTGAGCCAGGGGAGACGCTGGATATCCTGGGCTACGAAGCCAAGGTGACGAGTACCGATGGCCGTCGTGTTGGTCAGGTGCACTTCCGCAAGTTTGCTGAGGCCGAGTCTTCGGAAGGAGCTGAAGAGGAAGTCGCTTAA
- a CDS encoding PEP-CTERM sorting domain-containing protein (PEP-CTERM proteins occur, often in large numbers, in the proteomes of bacteria that also encode an exosortase, a predicted intramembrane cysteine proteinase. The presence of a PEP-CTERM domain at a protein's C-terminus predicts cleavage within the sorting domain, followed by covalent anchoring to some some component of the (usually Gram-negative) cell surface. Many PEP-CTERM proteins exhibit an unusual sequence composition that includes large numbers of potential glycosylation sites. Expression of one such protein has been shown restore the ability of a bacterium to form floc, a type of biofilm.), which produces MKTPISVAVILASLSSISSTQAATVFSADFSGSTTETSATNATPSGNTATTSANLNSGTSIGSWETPTTSATQDSQVLISNGSATGMSGNFLLIGASNNTATFGATGEHNSFAELNLTSSTSLTGTSINFDATCFNTGGQPGGMLVTGRDLSGNAIFTIAFGNGGFYQRNDLSTVNVDVTGTSNITSLGIENNLASLWPTNGTSSQVTINLDGADYTAGNGVSSITGSYFNTNDLASLEFRAVDSKAQWGIDNISVTSVPEPSGVAMLGLGAAVFLLRKRRA; this is translated from the coding sequence ATGAAAACACCTATCTCTGTAGCCGTAATCCTGGCCAGCTTAAGCTCGATCAGCAGTACTCAGGCAGCCACTGTCTTTAGCGCGGATTTCTCCGGCTCCACCACGGAAACCTCCGCAACCAACGCTACTCCATCTGGCAATACAGCTACGACTAGCGCAAACCTCAACAGCGGTACGAGTATCGGCTCCTGGGAAACACCCACTACGAGCGCCACTCAAGACTCCCAGGTTCTTATCTCAAACGGCTCTGCCACAGGCATGAGCGGCAACTTCCTCCTCATCGGCGCCTCAAACAATACAGCCACCTTTGGAGCCACCGGCGAGCACAACTCTTTTGCTGAACTTAACCTGACCAGCAGCACCAGCCTGACTGGCACCTCAATCAACTTTGACGCGACCTGCTTCAACACTGGCGGTCAACCAGGCGGCATGCTCGTGACCGGGCGCGACCTATCAGGCAACGCCATCTTCACCATAGCCTTCGGTAATGGCGGCTTCTACCAGCGCAACGACCTATCCACTGTCAATGTCGACGTTACAGGAACCAGCAACATCACCAGTCTCGGCATTGAGAACAACCTCGCTTCTCTATGGCCAACAAACGGCACGAGCTCCCAGGTTACTATCAATCTAGATGGGGCCGACTACACCGCAGGCAATGGGGTCTCATCCATCACCGGCTCCTACTTCAATACAAACGATCTAGCCTCGCTTGAGTTCAGAGCCGTAGATTCCAAAGCGCAGTGGGGTATCGATAACATCTCAGTCACTTCAGTACCCGAGCCATCTGGAGTAGCCATGCTTGGACTGGGCGCTGCGGTATTCCTTCTCAGAAAGCGCCGAGCTTAA
- a CDS encoding substrate-binding domain-containing protein, translating to MGKYLKRWEQVAEAMLDELCRNPAPQLPGIGPLCKQYSASRPTIEQCLEHLEFLKVLEPSSPGKRRKVNIDQLEKLRNSSSNPERPKFLIIGPEPSYQLPHTLANVIATAKNLGAKSNIEVEYLNAPDSPATLRRSLRVIKPQGIITYICPVFCAEVALSLEIPTAGIGMTKTDIPNTYTRHITLLEQGFKKAWNAGHTRVVSPLLNKRDKLHQTLLTQLIASQPPHLPTLSPNYHLPAFSAKSAHEYHEELSKIFQYTPPTCLILGNHEQLLMTLSFLNQRQIKITEDISIICLSHHPDLQFFYPSIAHFDIGEQRACEISMQLLLDSKGQLLPSQDIEIAPTWHPGMSLSPHRKL from the coding sequence ATGGGCAAGTATCTCAAACGCTGGGAGCAGGTAGCAGAGGCCATGTTAGATGAGCTCTGCAGAAACCCTGCTCCCCAGCTACCAGGTATCGGTCCATTATGTAAACAATACAGCGCCAGCCGCCCGACAATCGAGCAATGCCTGGAACACCTGGAGTTTCTCAAGGTACTTGAGCCGTCAAGCCCTGGGAAACGAAGGAAGGTCAACATAGACCAGCTTGAAAAACTGCGCAACTCAAGCAGCAACCCCGAGAGGCCCAAGTTTCTCATTATCGGCCCCGAGCCATCATACCAACTCCCTCACACACTGGCGAACGTCATCGCAACAGCCAAAAACTTGGGAGCCAAATCTAACATAGAGGTCGAATACCTCAACGCCCCAGACTCGCCGGCAACTCTACGCCGGTCCCTCAGAGTCATCAAACCACAAGGCATCATCACCTACATTTGCCCGGTCTTCTGTGCAGAGGTCGCCCTCAGCCTTGAAATACCTACGGCAGGGATTGGCATGACAAAAACTGACATCCCAAACACCTACACAAGGCACATCACCTTGCTTGAACAAGGTTTCAAGAAGGCCTGGAATGCAGGCCACACCCGGGTGGTCTCCCCTTTACTAAACAAGAGAGACAAGCTTCATCAAACTCTGCTAACGCAGCTTATTGCCTCACAACCACCCCACTTACCAACGCTGAGCCCCAATTACCACCTCCCCGCGTTCAGCGCCAAGTCCGCCCACGAATACCATGAGGAGTTAAGTAAGATATTTCAATACACTCCCCCTACTTGCCTCATCTTAGGCAATCATGAGCAACTGCTCATGACACTTTCATTCCTGAATCAGAGACAGATCAAGATCACAGAAGATATCTCAATCATCTGCCTTTCACACCATCCAGACCTCCAATTCTTCTACCCAAGCATTGCCCATTTCGATATCGGCGAGCAAAGAGCCTGTGAAATCAGCATGCAGTTGCTTCTCGATTCCAAAGGGCAGCTTCTTCCCTCTCAGGATATTGAGATCGCGCCTACTTGGCACCCCGGCATGAGTCTGTCTCCCCACCGCAAACTATGA
- a CDS encoding POT family MFS transporter, translating to MRTTPSDSEKMPTGIPYIIGNEAAERFSFYGMKAALAVFIVQYLHLMGSTATDAVSEATSAEWVHTFVFWVYITPLAGAIISDRFFGKYKTIIALSIVYCLGHFSLALMGIAGPAKWFLILGLGLITIGAGGIKPCVSAHVGDQFGPNNQHLLTRVFNWFYFSINLGSVISTLIIPWTLEWYGPHWAFGIPGALMAVATLAFWMGRNEFVHIPPAGQTFTNEIFSKTGLKTILKLAGVFAFISVFWSLFDQTATTWVFQSQDMDRNIFGINVLPSQIQAANPFLILVLIPVFTYIIYPNVDKFWKLTPLRKMGIGLFLTAASFALSALIQEWIGAGEKPTIWWQLLAYLLLTSGEIMVSIVGLEFAYRNSPKSMKSWIMAINLAAVASGNLLTAAVNSFIQVESPTKNELADYQKQKESGNNEAKTYTYAGLDGKQSTEDDIIITYNQKGAVDSRQVPGQESLKQAADLIQQYASENEFKFPLTEKGNALVAEIKDPWGNPLRYLLINSTMCRILSDGPDKTPLTQWDTGVNLEYEAPSTEEKKESILAAIQPEETWLESRKKELGIEEAEASSDPKSPFKREFIAGGQTKLQGASYFWFFTGLMFVTSLIFIPVSMKFKEAA from the coding sequence ATGCGCACCACACCTTCTGATTCTGAAAAAATGCCTACGGGCATTCCCTACATCATCGGCAACGAAGCGGCCGAGCGATTCTCCTTTTACGGAATGAAGGCCGCACTGGCCGTCTTCATCGTTCAATACCTCCACTTGATGGGGAGCACGGCCACGGATGCGGTCAGCGAGGCCACATCAGCCGAGTGGGTACACACTTTCGTCTTCTGGGTCTACATCACCCCACTCGCCGGGGCGATCATCTCCGATCGATTCTTCGGGAAGTACAAAACCATCATCGCTCTCTCCATTGTCTACTGCTTGGGCCACTTCTCACTGGCCCTCATGGGAATTGCCGGCCCCGCCAAATGGTTCCTCATCTTAGGCCTGGGCCTCATCACCATCGGCGCAGGCGGGATCAAGCCCTGTGTATCCGCCCACGTAGGCGACCAGTTCGGCCCGAACAACCAGCACCTGCTTACCCGCGTCTTCAACTGGTTCTACTTCTCTATCAACCTTGGCTCCGTCATTTCCACCCTCATCATTCCCTGGACACTGGAGTGGTACGGACCACATTGGGCCTTCGGCATTCCCGGCGCCTTGATGGCAGTGGCTACCCTGGCTTTCTGGATGGGCAGAAACGAGTTTGTTCACATCCCCCCCGCAGGACAGACATTCACCAACGAAATTTTCTCCAAAACAGGCCTCAAGACCATTCTCAAGCTGGCAGGCGTCTTCGCCTTCATCTCGGTCTTCTGGTCCCTCTTCGATCAGACGGCCACCACCTGGGTCTTCCAGTCCCAGGATATGGATAGAAACATCTTTGGCATTAACGTGCTGCCTTCCCAGATCCAGGCAGCCAACCCCTTCCTGATTCTCGTCCTCATTCCCGTCTTCACCTACATCATCTACCCAAACGTCGACAAGTTCTGGAAACTCACCCCACTGCGCAAGATGGGCATCGGCCTCTTCCTTACCGCAGCCTCCTTTGCCCTCAGCGCCTTGATTCAAGAATGGATCGGCGCCGGAGAAAAACCTACCATCTGGTGGCAGCTCCTTGCCTACCTCCTCCTCACCTCAGGTGAGATCATGGTATCCATCGTCGGCCTTGAATTCGCCTACAGGAATTCCCCGAAATCCATGAAGTCCTGGATCATGGCGATCAATCTGGCAGCCGTAGCCTCCGGTAACCTGCTCACCGCTGCGGTCAATAGCTTCATCCAAGTCGAATCTCCGACAAAGAACGAACTTGCCGACTATCAGAAGCAAAAGGAAAGTGGCAACAATGAGGCCAAGACCTATACCTATGCCGGCCTTGATGGCAAACAATCTACTGAGGATGACATCATCATCACCTACAACCAAAAAGGCGCTGTCGACTCCCGCCAAGTCCCCGGTCAGGAATCCCTGAAACAAGCGGCGGATCTTATCCAGCAATACGCCTCAGAGAACGAATTTAAATTCCCCCTCACTGAGAAAGGCAACGCGCTTGTCGCTGAAATCAAAGATCCGTGGGGCAACCCACTACGCTATCTACTGATCAACTCCACCATGTGCCGCATCCTTTCCGACGGCCCGGACAAGACACCACTGACTCAGTGGGACACTGGCGTAAACTTGGAATACGAAGCCCCATCTACCGAGGAAAAGAAAGAGTCCATACTCGCCGCCATCCAACCAGAAGAAACCTGGCTAGAAAGTCGCAAAAAGGAACTCGGCATCGAGGAAGCTGAAGCCTCATCAGATCCAAAGTCCCCCTTCAAGCGCGAGTTCATCGCCGGCGGTCAGACCAAGCTTCAGGGAGCCTCCTACTTCTGGTTCTTCACTGGCCTAATGTTCGTCACCTCCCTCATCTTCATCCCCGTCTCGATGAAGTTCAAGGAAGCCGCGTAA
- a CDS encoding HAD family hydrolase gives MHIIFDLDGTLVESLPGIAAALNAASAETGLPTHSDAAVRSFIGDGARMLCKRSAPDQSEDTIDKLQASFAAHYSREWKTGTLVFQGIEPLLTELKTLGHSLSILSNKPHHFTTEIVEHFFPGEIFDLILGQREHIEKKPDPSGVHEILQSIGCSPADAILVGDSTVDLITARNAGISSLAVTWGYHDLDQLQAESPSHTADSVSMLHSILTSELTSSLS, from the coding sequence ATGCATATTATTTTCGACCTCGATGGCACCCTCGTGGAATCCCTGCCCGGTATCGCAGCCGCCCTCAATGCGGCTTCGGCAGAGACAGGTCTCCCCACGCACAGCGATGCCGCCGTCCGCAGCTTCATAGGTGATGGAGCCCGCATGCTCTGCAAGCGCTCCGCCCCGGACCAGAGCGAGGACACCATCGACAAACTACAAGCCTCCTTTGCCGCCCACTATTCCCGTGAATGGAAAACTGGCACTCTGGTCTTCCAGGGCATTGAGCCACTCCTCACCGAGCTCAAGACTCTGGGCCACAGCCTCAGCATCCTTTCCAACAAGCCCCATCATTTCACCACGGAGATCGTCGAACACTTCTTCCCGGGAGAGATTTTCGACCTCATTTTGGGTCAACGTGAGCATATTGAGAAAAAACCGGACCCATCCGGCGTACATGAGATCCTACAGAGCATCGGATGCTCCCCGGCGGATGCCATCCTTGTGGGAGACTCCACCGTGGACCTGATCACTGCCCGAAATGCGGGAATCAGCTCACTGGCCGTCACTTGGGGATACCATGACCTGGACCAGCTTCAGGCAGAATCTCCTTCCCACACCGCTGACTCTGTATCCATGCTACACAGCATCCTCACCTCAGAACTAACATCATCCCTTTCCTAA